The following proteins are co-located in the Leptospira selangorensis genome:
- a CDS encoding DUF1993 domain-containing protein: protein MSDISIYEITVTQVIKNLEHLKRFIDKGKSFAESKKIDIDVLLNSRLAPDQYNFIRQIQLACDTAKLGAARLTGKHFQSHDDKEKTLSEITDRIDSVVGILKGLKPEDYKEASDIKISLPRWEGKSLTGKEYALHHMIPNFFFHIVTAYDILRHNGVELGKKDYLGDFPFKS, encoded by the coding sequence ATGTCAGACATTTCGATTTACGAAATCACAGTAACACAAGTAATCAAAAACCTAGAACACCTAAAACGATTTATAGATAAGGGCAAAAGTTTCGCCGAATCTAAAAAGATCGATATAGATGTTTTATTAAATTCAAGACTTGCCCCGGACCAATACAATTTCATCCGACAGATCCAGTTAGCCTGCGATACTGCAAAATTAGGAGCGGCCCGCTTAACCGGAAAACATTTCCAATCTCACGATGATAAGGAAAAAACTCTTTCTGAAATAACTGACAGAATTGATTCAGTTGTTGGTATTTTGAAAGGCCTAAAACCGGAAGATTATAAAGAGGCTTCTGATATCAAAATTTCTCTACCTCGTTGGGAAGGAAAATCCCTTACCGGAAAAGAATACGCCCTCCATCATATGATCCCGAACTTCTTCTTTCATATCGTGACCGCTTACGATATTCTCAGACATAACGGAGTCGAACTGGGGAAAAAGGATTACTTGGGAGACTTTCCTTTTAAATCGTAA